In Urechidicola croceus, a single window of DNA contains:
- a CDS encoding outer membrane beta-barrel protein yields MKKLIVLCAFVFGAISVSNAQLDFGIKGGLNFSTNGDAFKILEETADNITNPSSKTGYHLGVYVQTGGDSFYLRPELVYTKTKSDYQGSDFDMSKLDMPILLGYKIFNPVSVFAGPSLQYILDTDFKATDFNLSDAENDFTVGINLGVAVQLNSFSIDARYEKGLTENLASRVGIAESRLDTRPEQFILSLSFKL; encoded by the coding sequence ATGAAAAAATTAATTGTTTTGTGTGCCTTCGTATTTGGTGCTATTTCTGTTTCTAATGCTCAATTGGACTTTGGAATTAAAGGTGGACTTAATTTTAGCACAAATGGTGATGCTTTTAAAATTCTTGAAGAAACTGCTGATAACATTACAAATCCAAGCAGTAAAACAGGATATCATTTAGGTGTTTATGTACAAACTGGAGGAGATTCATTTTATTTAAGACCAGAATTAGTTTACACAAAAACTAAAAGTGATTATCAAGGATCCGATTTTGATATGAGTAAATTGGATATGCCAATTTTATTAGGATATAAAATTTTCAATCCTGTTAGTGTATTTGCAGGACCAAGTTTACAATATATTTTAGATACAGATTTTAAGGCTACTGATTTTAATTTATCTGATGCTGAAAATGATTTTACTGTTGGTATAAATTTAGGTGTAGCAGTTCAATTAAATAGTTTCTCTATTGATGCTAGATATGAAAAAGGACTTACTGAAAATTTAGCTTCTCGTGTTGGTATTGCTGAAAGTAGATTAGATACAAGACCAGAACAATTTATTTTAAGTTTATCTTTTAAACTATAA
- a CDS encoding Maf family nucleotide pyrophosphatase, producing MLNEQLKNYNVILASGSPRRQQFLKDLELDFTIQLKEVEEIYPENLKGSEITDFLAQLKSDVFQDLKENDLLITSDTIVWMDNKAIGKPKNKEEAIKIFHELSGTSHEVITSICIKTITKTKIINDTTKVYFKNLTNKEINYYINNFNPYDKAGGYGIQDWIGFIGVEKIEGNFFNVMGLPIYKLYSELLKF from the coding sequence ATGTTAAACGAACAACTCAAAAACTACAATGTAATTCTAGCTTCAGGCTCACCAAGAAGACAACAATTTCTAAAAGATTTAGAACTTGATTTCACGATTCAATTGAAAGAAGTTGAAGAAATATATCCCGAAAATTTAAAAGGAAGTGAAATTACTGATTTCTTAGCACAATTAAAGTCAGATGTTTTTCAAGATTTAAAAGAAAATGATTTATTAATCACATCAGATACTATTGTTTGGATGGATAATAAAGCAATTGGAAAGCCAAAAAATAAAGAAGAGGCAATTAAAATATTTCACGAATTATCTGGAACTTCTCATGAAGTTATTACTTCTATTTGCATTAAAACTATTACCAAAACTAAAATCATCAATGATACTACAAAGGTATATTTTAAAAATTTAACTAATAAAGAAATTAATTATTATATAAACAATTTTAATCCTTATGACAAGGCAGGAGGTTATGGTATACAAGATTGGATAGGTTTTATAGGTGTTGAAAAAATAGAAGGTAATTTTTTTAATGTTATGGGCTTACCAATTTATAAATTATACTCAGAATTGTTAAAATTTTAA
- a CDS encoding shikimate kinase: MKIVLIGYMASGKSAVGKKLASILKYDFIDLDSYIEKKENKTVSEIFSQNGEIYFRLKETECLKELLNSDLDFVLSLGGGTPCYSNNIKTIFEKSESFYLKASINTLFQRLSNEKDHRPLVAELDSDKLKEFIAKHLFERAPYYEQASNSIITDGKEVTEVVDQIKKRLI; encoded by the coding sequence ATGAAAATAGTTTTAATAGGATATATGGCTAGTGGTAAATCGGCTGTAGGTAAGAAGTTAGCATCAATTTTGAAATATGATTTTATAGATCTTGATTCTTATATTGAAAAGAAAGAAAATAAAACTGTATCCGAAATTTTTTCTCAAAATGGAGAAATTTATTTCAGATTGAAAGAAACAGAGTGTCTTAAAGAACTACTTAATTCTGATCTAGATTTTGTGCTTTCACTTGGAGGAGGAACACCTTGTTACTCTAATAATATTAAAACGATTTTTGAAAAATCAGAATCTTTTTATCTGAAAGCATCAATCAATACTTTGTTTCAACGATTATCAAATGAAAAAGACCACAGACCCTTGGTTGCAGAGTTAGATTCTGACAAATTAAAAGAATTTATTGCAAAGCACCTATTTGAACGTGCTCCTTACTATGAACAAGCGAGTAATTCAATAATTACTGATGGCAAAGAGGTTACAGAAGTTGTAGATCAAATTAAAAAAAGATTAATCTAA
- a CDS encoding DUF4249 domain-containing protein — MKKYTIIYLLFSGLFLSSCTDVIEVDVPEVTPKLVIEASIDWEKETLGNNQTIKLSTTKPYFESTDNNTAVIGAIVKVINNTDGAEFIFVDQNNGNYTTSNFVPILNQSYTLDIMYNGENYQASETLISVVDINEVYQSIEDGFDDEVLEINVSFDDPVDEENFYLMKFKEQGDLLPELFDISDEFTNGNEMTIFYEKQEDEDINQEEFSAGDVVAVSFHGISEQYFNYIRLLIELSANDGDPFSSIPVALQGNCINLTNSENEAYGYFRLTQVVNQTYIFE, encoded by the coding sequence ATGAAAAAGTATACAATAATATATCTATTATTTTCAGGTTTATTTTTATCGTCTTGTACTGATGTTATTGAAGTAGATGTGCCTGAAGTAACACCAAAATTAGTAATTGAAGCATCTATAGATTGGGAAAAAGAAACTTTAGGAAATAATCAAACGATAAAATTAAGTACAACTAAGCCGTATTTTGAGAGTACTGATAATAATACAGCAGTTATAGGAGCAATAGTTAAAGTTATCAATAATACCGATGGAGCGGAATTTATTTTTGTAGATCAGAATAACGGTAATTATACAACGTCAAATTTTGTTCCAATATTAAATCAATCATATACATTAGATATTATGTATAACGGTGAGAATTACCAAGCAAGTGAAACATTAATTTCGGTAGTTGATATTAATGAAGTTTATCAATCTATAGAAGATGGTTTTGATGATGAAGTACTTGAAATTAATGTAAGTTTTGATGATCCCGTTGATGAAGAAAATTTCTATTTGATGAAATTTAAAGAACAAGGAGATTTATTACCCGAGTTATTTGATATTTCAGATGAATTTACCAATGGTAATGAAATGACTATTTTTTATGAAAAGCAAGAAGATGAAGATATAAACCAAGAAGAATTTTCAGCAGGAGATGTAGTAGCTGTTTCCTTTCATGGAATTTCAGAACAATATTTTAATTATATACGATTATTGATTGAATTATCAGCAAATGATGGAGATCCGTTTAGTTCAATTCCTGTTGCTTTACAAGGAAATTGTATAAATCTAACTAATTCTGAAAATGAAGCTTATGGTTATTTTAGATTGACTCAAGTTGTGAATCAAACCTATATTTTTGAATAG
- a CDS encoding FKBP-type peptidyl-prolyl cis-trans isomerase: MKIKNLVLTFLLATVIFACKDDNSFTPFDHEAQAVTDDEALVDYLQSHYYDEALDSIKETTDAQASFYSQVETQVVVENEISYKLYYIVSQQGVGYQPSKFDDVLTTYRGELLDGFIFDERNTINVGNPWFNLSAVIKGWSYGFTHFKGGINNSQPNEPLDFSDYSTGFLFIPSGLGYQNAGSGSVPANAPLVFKVGLHFASAADHDSDNVSTNDEDVDGDGDPTNDDTDEDAIPNYADTDDDGDGILTIDEDTDEDGDPTNDDSDGDSIPNYLDSDS; encoded by the coding sequence ATGAAGATTAAAAATTTAGTATTAACATTTCTTTTGGCAACAGTAATTTTTGCTTGTAAAGATGATAATAGTTTTACACCATTTGACCATGAGGCTCAAGCGGTTACTGATGATGAAGCACTTGTTGATTATTTACAATCTCATTATTATGATGAGGCTTTAGATTCAATAAAAGAAACTACTGATGCTCAAGCATCATTTTATAGCCAAGTAGAAACTCAAGTTGTAGTTGAAAATGAGATTTCATATAAATTATATTATATCGTAAGTCAGCAAGGTGTTGGATATCAGCCTTCAAAATTTGATGATGTATTAACAACGTATAGAGGTGAGTTATTAGACGGTTTTATTTTTGATGAAAGAAATACTATTAATGTGGGTAATCCATGGTTTAATTTATCAGCTGTAATTAAGGGTTGGTCTTATGGATTTACACATTTCAAAGGAGGAATTAATAATTCTCAACCTAATGAACCTTTAGATTTTTCAGATTATAGTACTGGGTTTTTATTTATTCCTTCTGGTTTAGGCTACCAAAATGCAGGTAGTGGATCAGTACCTGCAAATGCTCCGTTAGTTTTTAAAGTAGGTTTACATTTTGCAAGTGCTGCTGACCATGATAGTGATAATGTTTCTACAAATGATGAAGATGTTGATGGTGATGGTGATCCTACGAATGATGATACTGATGAGGATGCAATTCCAAATTATGCAGACACAGATGATGATGGTGATGGTATACTAACTATTGATGAAGATACTGATGAAGATGGAGATCCTACAAATGATGATTCTGACGGTGATTCTATACCAAATTATCTTGATTCTGATAGTTAA
- a CDS encoding RNA-binding S4 domain-containing protein, whose product MRIDKYLWCIRYFKTRSIATEACKKGHVKINGTNIKPSKDVFTGEQLTVRKNQINYQFIVLDLPPNRVGAKLVDLYRKDITPKEEFERQDLLKYSKDYYRKKGTGRPTKKDRRDIDEYTEEEI is encoded by the coding sequence ATGAGAATTGATAAGTATTTGTGGTGTATCCGTTATTTTAAAACTAGAAGCATTGCAACAGAGGCATGTAAAAAAGGTCATGTGAAGATAAATGGTACAAATATTAAACCTTCCAAAGATGTGTTTACTGGTGAACAATTAACAGTAAGAAAAAACCAAATTAATTATCAATTTATTGTTTTAGACCTTCCGCCAAATCGTGTTGGAGCAAAACTTGTTGATTTATACAGAAAAGATATAACTCCTAAAGAAGAGTTTGAAAGACAAGACTTATTAAAGTATTCAAAAGATTATTATCGTAAAAAAGGTACTGGAAGACCTACAAAAAAAGATCGGAGAGATATTGACGAATATACAGAAGAAGAAATATGA
- a CDS encoding phosphoribosyltransferase family protein translates to MTNSIILTNEEINHKIKRIAYQILESNSFEKEIVIAGIADNGFIFAKKIKAILNEISKIEVILCEVKIDKKNPLKEITTSLKPVEYTEKSLVLVDDVLNSGTTLIYGIKHFLTVPLKQFKTAVLVNRNHKKYPVKADYKGISLSTTLQDNITVEFKNKKSIAYLD, encoded by the coding sequence ATGACAAATTCAATTATACTTACAAACGAAGAAATAAATCATAAAATAAAAAGAATTGCTTATCAAATTTTAGAAAGTAATTCTTTTGAAAAAGAAATTGTTATTGCAGGAATTGCCGATAATGGATTTATTTTTGCAAAAAAAATAAAAGCAATTTTAAATGAAATTTCTAAAATTGAAGTGATATTGTGTGAAGTTAAAATTGATAAAAAAAATCCTTTAAAAGAAATTACTACTTCTTTAAAACCAGTTGAGTATACTGAAAAATCTTTGGTATTGGTTGATGATGTTTTAAACTCAGGAACAACTTTAATTTATGGAATCAAACATTTTCTAACTGTACCTCTAAAACAATTTAAAACTGCAGTACTGGTCAATAGAAACCATAAAAAATATCCTGTTAAGGCAGATTATAAGGGAATTTCTTTATCTACTACGCTACAAGATAATATTACTGTAGAGTTTAAAAATAAAAAATCTATAGCCTACTTAGATTAA
- a CDS encoding geranylgeranylglycerol-phosphate geranylgeranyltransferase, whose translation MNLNVFFDLIRWKNLLMIGITQILIKYVFFVNHSITSSLNNLEFILLTLSTLLITAGGYVINDIFDVNTDLINKPHKVFIGQQFSIKKSKSIYLILTSIGILIGTAVSIKVNQPFFSLIFILISVVLFYYSKKIKQVAFIGNITVAILIGLSIFLVGIFDLYPNLKSNSNNYQVLNLLLAYSLFSISINLDREIIKDIEDVDGDYAQKMKTLPILIGRKRTKKIAFLVLLLHTFTLFTVSFLYKEINPYIFIYALVVLMFPLLYLLSIMYTAKKKSDYKKISTYLKIIMLLGIPMLFVL comes from the coding sequence ATGAATTTAAATGTGTTCTTTGATTTAATACGATGGAAAAATCTATTAATGATAGGTATTACACAAATTCTTATTAAATACGTATTTTTTGTAAACCATTCTATTACAAGCAGTTTAAATAATCTCGAATTCATACTTCTAACACTCTCCACATTATTAATTACTGCAGGCGGCTATGTAATCAATGACATTTTTGATGTTAATACCGATTTAATTAATAAACCACATAAAGTATTTATTGGACAACAGTTTTCAATAAAAAAGTCTAAATCAATTTATTTAATTCTTACTTCAATAGGAATATTAATAGGAACCGCTGTTTCGATTAAAGTAAACCAGCCTTTTTTCTCGTTAATTTTCATTCTCATAAGCGTAGTACTATTCTATTATTCAAAAAAAATAAAACAAGTAGCATTTATTGGAAATATAACTGTTGCTATATTAATTGGGCTAAGTATATTTCTGGTGGGAATTTTCGATTTATATCCAAATTTAAAGTCCAATTCAAATAATTATCAAGTTCTAAATTTACTCTTAGCCTACTCCCTATTTTCAATTTCAATAAATTTAGATCGAGAAATTATTAAAGATATTGAAGATGTTGATGGTGACTATGCTCAAAAAATGAAAACTTTGCCAATTTTAATTGGAAGAAAAAGAACAAAAAAGATTGCTTTTTTGGTATTACTACTTCATACTTTCACTCTATTTACTGTTTCTTTTTTATATAAAGAAATTAATCCATATATATTTATTTATGCATTGGTGGTATTGATGTTTCCCTTGTTGTACTTATTGTCAATAATGTATACCGCAAAAAAAAAGAGTGATTATAAAAAAATAAGCACTTACCTCAAAATAATTATGCTCTTAGGTATTCCAATGTTATTTGTACTATAA
- a CDS encoding transketolase family protein gives MKKYTFTEKKDTRSGFGDGLTILGRTNPNVVALCADLVGSLKMQTFINENPERFFQIGIAEANMMGIAAGLTIGGKIPFTGTFANFSTGRVYDQIRQSIAYSDKNVKICASHAGLTLGEDGATHQILEDIGLMKMLPGMTVINPCDYNQTKAATIAIAEHEGPVYLRFGRPSVPIFMPDYKDEPFVIGKAIQLTEGTDVTIVATGHLVWEALQASEQLEAKGISAEVINIHTIKPLDEEAILKSVAKTGCIVTAEEHNKFGGLGESVSRTLALNNPTPQEFVAVNDSFGESGTPAQLMDKYGLNAKSVVKAVEKVIKRK, from the coding sequence ATGAAAAAATACACTTTTACAGAAAAAAAGGATACTAGATCCGGATTTGGAGATGGACTAACAATTTTAGGAAGAACTAACCCAAATGTAGTTGCGCTTTGTGCTGACTTAGTAGGCTCCTTAAAAATGCAAACTTTTATTAATGAAAACCCTGAGCGTTTTTTCCAAATTGGAATTGCAGAGGCAAATATGATGGGAATTGCAGCAGGTTTAACAATAGGAGGTAAAATTCCATTTACAGGAACTTTTGCCAATTTCTCAACTGGTCGTGTATACGATCAAATTCGTCAATCAATTGCATATTCTGATAAAAATGTAAAAATATGTGCATCTCATGCAGGATTAACTCTTGGAGAAGATGGAGCTACACACCAAATATTAGAGGATATTGGGTTAATGAAAATGCTGCCAGGAATGACGGTAATTAACCCATGTGATTATAATCAAACTAAAGCAGCAACTATTGCAATTGCAGAACATGAAGGTCCAGTTTATTTAAGATTTGGACGTCCGTCTGTGCCTATTTTTATGCCCGATTATAAGGATGAACCATTTGTAATAGGAAAAGCAATTCAATTAACTGAAGGTACTGATGTAACGATTGTTGCAACTGGACATCTTGTTTGGGAAGCACTTCAGGCTTCTGAACAACTTGAAGCAAAAGGAATTAGTGCTGAAGTTATAAATATTCACACTATCAAACCATTAGACGAAGAAGCAATTTTAAAATCTGTTGCAAAAACAGGTTGTATTGTAACTGCTGAAGAGCATAATAAATTTGGAGGTTTAGGTGAAAGTGTTTCTAGAACATTGGCTTTAAATAACCCAACTCCACAAGAATTTGTTGCTGTAAATGATAGTTTTGGTGAATCTGGAACTCCTGCTCAACTTATGGATAAATACGGTTTAAACGCTAAATCAGTAGTTAAAGCAGTAGAAAAAGTAATAAAAAGGAAATAA